In Sphingomonas panacisoli, one genomic interval encodes:
- the gltX gene encoding glutamate--tRNA ligase: MTVTRFAPSPTGNLHIGNIRTAILSWMCARSRGGQFVLRIDDTDRERSEERFVESIRADLGWLGLTPDAAVRQSERTGLYERRFEELRAAGRVYPAYETTQELDLKRKVQLGRGLPPIYDRAALTLTDADRAKFAAEGVQPHWRFKLDPGAIEWDDLIRGHQHFDAATMSDPVIRRADGSWLYMLPSVIDDIDLAITHVVRGEDHVSNTALQIQMFAALGASVPLFAHAALLTGAEGKLSKRLGSLGAEHFREEGIEPQAIVSLLARIGTSDPVEPFADPAPLIAAFDFARFGRAPARFDEGELAQLNARIVHQLDYDAVTDRLPAGIDRAGWEAIRPNLTTIADAADWWHVVEGPIDATVDAEDRDFLAAAHRIAGEIDWSSDPWHALTAALKDATGRKGKPLFLPLRRALTGRDHGPDMAALLPLIGRARALERLSA; the protein is encoded by the coding sequence ATGACCGTTACCCGTTTCGCCCCCAGCCCGACCGGCAACCTGCATATCGGCAATATCCGCACCGCGATCCTCAGCTGGATGTGCGCGCGGTCGAGGGGCGGGCAATTCGTGCTGCGGATCGACGATACCGATCGCGAACGGAGCGAGGAGCGGTTCGTCGAGTCGATCCGCGCCGATCTCGGCTGGCTCGGACTGACCCCCGATGCGGCCGTGCGACAGTCGGAGCGGACCGGGCTGTACGAGCGCCGCTTCGAGGAATTGCGCGCGGCGGGGCGCGTCTATCCGGCGTACGAGACCACGCAGGAACTCGACCTGAAGCGCAAGGTGCAGTTGGGGCGCGGCCTGCCGCCGATCTACGACCGCGCCGCGCTGACGCTGACCGACGCCGATCGCGCGAAGTTCGCGGCCGAGGGCGTCCAGCCGCATTGGCGCTTCAAGCTCGATCCCGGCGCGATCGAATGGGACGATCTGATCCGTGGCCACCAGCATTTCGACGCCGCGACGATGAGCGACCCCGTCATCCGCCGCGCCGACGGGTCGTGGCTCTACATGCTGCCCTCGGTGATCGACGATATCGATCTGGCGATCACGCACGTCGTGCGCGGCGAGGATCACGTGTCGAACACCGCGCTGCAGATCCAGATGTTTGCCGCGCTCGGCGCCTCCGTGCCGCTGTTCGCGCATGCCGCGCTACTGACCGGCGCGGAGGGCAAGTTGTCGAAGCGGCTCGGGTCGCTCGGCGCCGAGCATTTCCGCGAGGAAGGGATCGAGCCGCAGGCGATCGTCTCGCTGCTCGCCCGCATCGGCACCAGCGACCCGGTCGAGCCGTTCGCCGACCCCGCCCCCCTGATCGCGGCATTCGACTTCGCGCGCTTCGGGCGGGCGCCGGCGCGGTTCGACGAGGGCGAACTCGCACAGCTCAACGCGCGGATCGTGCACCAGCTCGACTATGACGCGGTCACCGATCGCCTGCCGGCCGGGATCGACCGCGCGGGGTGGGAAGCGATCCGGCCCAATTTGACGACCATCGCCGACGCCGCGGACTGGTGGCACGTCGTCGAGGGGCCGATCGACGCGACGGTCGATGCCGAGGACCGCGACTTCCTGGCCGCCGCGCATCGCATCGCGGGCGAGATCGATTGGTCGAGCGACCCCTGGCACGCGCTCACCGCCGCGCTGAAGGACGCAACCGGACGCAAGGGCAAGCCGCTGTTCCTGCCCTTACGCCGCGCGCTGACCGGCCGCGACCATGGCCCGGACATGGCGGCCTTGCTCCCGCTGATCGGGCGCGCGCGGGCATTGGAGCGCCTTTCCGCCTAA
- a CDS encoding type III polyketide synthase → MPQPSAYLNAIGTAVPNHDGHRAFVDWATPKIADPRLAKLFGRMVARSGIEHRWTVLPRAPGGGSPIEPGGFYEGGHMPGTAARMAVYVDQAPALSIAAIDRLAEQVDIRGITHLVVASCTGFVAPGIDQIVAARIGLSPSVERLLVGFMGCYAAVAALRSARHIVRSEPGARVLVVCVELCSLHLQDTAEIEPLLAMLQFGDGAAAALVTGDPAGFALDAPFATTLPDSAGLIRWNITDQGFAMHLSGEVPGRIAAGLADPDFASAALGGRAPEEIDGWAVHAGGRSILDAVESAYALPQGALWASREVLHDNGNMSSATLMFALAKMLAARPVEHGVALAFGPGLAAEGFGFRSAA, encoded by the coding sequence GTGCCCCAGCCGTCCGCCTATCTCAACGCCATCGGCACCGCCGTCCCTAATCATGACGGGCATCGCGCGTTCGTCGATTGGGCGACGCCCAAGATCGCCGATCCGCGCCTCGCCAAGCTGTTCGGACGGATGGTCGCGCGGTCGGGGATCGAGCACCGCTGGACCGTGTTACCGCGTGCGCCCGGGGGCGGATCGCCGATCGAGCCGGGCGGATTCTACGAAGGCGGCCATATGCCGGGAACGGCGGCGCGGATGGCGGTCTACGTCGACCAAGCGCCCGCGCTGAGCATCGCCGCGATCGATCGGCTGGCGGAGCAGGTCGATATTCGCGGGATCACGCATCTTGTCGTGGCGAGCTGCACCGGGTTCGTGGCGCCGGGGATCGATCAGATCGTCGCCGCGCGGATCGGTCTGTCGCCCAGCGTCGAGCGGCTGCTGGTCGGATTCATGGGCTGCTACGCCGCGGTCGCCGCCTTGCGCAGCGCGCGACACATCGTGCGGTCGGAGCCGGGTGCGCGGGTGCTGGTGGTGTGCGTCGAACTATGCAGCCTGCATCTGCAGGACACCGCCGAGATCGAGCCGTTGCTCGCGATGCTCCAGTTCGGCGACGGCGCGGCGGCGGCCTTGGTGACGGGCGACCCGGCGGGGTTCGCACTCGATGCGCCGTTCGCGACGACCTTGCCCGATTCGGCGGGGCTGATCCGCTGGAACATCACCGACCAGGGCTTCGCGATGCATTTGTCGGGCGAAGTGCCGGGGCGGATCGCGGCGGGACTCGCCGATCCCGATTTCGCTAGCGCCGCGCTGGGCGGCCGTGCGCCGGAGGAGATCGACGGCTGGGCGGTGCATGCCGGCGGACGATCGATCCTCGACGCGGTCGAAAGCGCCTATGCCTTGCCGCAGGGCGCCTTGTGGGCATCGCGCGAAGTGCTGCACGACAACGGCAATATGTCGTCGGCGACCTTGATGTTCGCGCTGGCGAAGATGTTGGCGGCGCGGCCGGTCGAGCATGGCGTGGCGCTGGCGTTCGGGCCGGGACTGGCGGCGGAAGGCTTCGGGTTCCGGAGCGCGGCGTGA
- a CDS encoding methyltransferase domain-containing protein — protein MTLATRAIAEELMDADDLDAATYGAVVGDLAKVNVVTMARRLTLSFVRRALGERKTFKLLDVGFGDGDMLRTIARWAARRGIEAELVGVDLNPRSERAAMAHTPPGMAIRWITGDYADLAAQGWDMVISSLVAHHMTHDQLVAFLRFMEAESAMGWLVNDLHRHGFAHWGFPILARAFGWHRIVRLDGTLSIARSYRPDEWPPILAEAGVSDARVYRAFPFRLCVERLR, from the coding sequence GTGACGCTGGCGACACGCGCCATCGCCGAGGAGCTGATGGACGCCGACGATCTCGACGCCGCGACGTATGGCGCGGTTGTCGGCGATCTCGCCAAGGTCAACGTGGTGACGATGGCGCGGCGGCTGACCTTGAGCTTCGTGCGGCGCGCGCTCGGCGAGCGGAAGACGTTCAAGCTGCTCGATGTCGGGTTCGGCGATGGCGATATGCTGCGGACGATCGCGCGCTGGGCGGCAAGGCGCGGGATCGAGGCCGAGCTGGTCGGGGTCGATCTCAACCCGCGCAGCGAACGCGCGGCGATGGCGCACACCCCGCCGGGCATGGCGATCCGCTGGATCACCGGCGACTATGCCGATCTGGCGGCGCAGGGCTGGGACATGGTCATTTCCAGCCTGGTCGCGCATCACATGACGCACGACCAGCTCGTCGCCTTCCTGCGCTTCATGGAAGCCGAAAGCGCGATGGGGTGGCTGGTCAACGACCTGCATCGCCACGGCTTCGCGCATTGGGGCTTCCCGATCCTGGCGCGCGCGTTCGGGTGGCATCGTATCGTCCGGCTCGATGGTACGCTGTCGATCGCACGGTCGTACCGCCCGGATGAGTGGCCGCCGATCCTCGCCGAAGCCGGGGTCAGCGACGCCCGGGTCTATCGCGCTTTCCCTTTCCGGCTGTGCGTCGAACGCCTGCGCTGA
- a CDS encoding NAD(P)/FAD-dependent oxidoreductase — protein sequence MRRTPALIVGGGPAGATAALLLARARAPHLLIERSAETGDALCGGFLSWRTLETLSAIGIRPSALNRDHIRRLRLFAGQRKAEAWLPRPAIAVSRWRLDTLLLEHAITAGAVVERGVAVRGVEGLTVRLADESEIAADALFLTTGKHDVRGLARPVERDDDPALGLRVRLGPSDALDRMVGGTIELHLFDRGYAGLARQEDGTVNCCMAVHRSRLTEAGSPDALLDRLGRESPRLGDRLAYRANSTAIDAVANVPYGWRATDTAPGLFRLGDQAACIPSLAGEGMGIAIESGLRAANAYLRGGPEAAIAYQQRLARDLARPFAVAGTIRAAAERPLWASALTWAVRLTPQIAGIVARLTRVTHMPLDA from the coding sequence GTGCGTCGAACGCCTGCGCTGATCGTCGGCGGCGGGCCGGCCGGGGCGACGGCCGCGCTGTTGCTGGCGCGGGCGCGCGCACCGCATCTGCTGATCGAGCGCAGCGCCGAGACCGGCGACGCCTTGTGCGGCGGGTTCTTGAGCTGGCGGACGCTGGAGACCCTTTCGGCGATCGGCATCCGGCCGAGTGCGCTCAACCGCGATCACATCCGGCGGTTGCGGCTGTTTGCGGGTCAGCGAAAAGCGGAGGCGTGGCTGCCGCGTCCGGCGATCGCGGTATCGCGCTGGCGGCTCGATACGTTGCTGCTGGAACACGCAATCACCGCCGGCGCGGTGGTCGAGCGTGGCGTCGCTGTGCGTGGGGTGGAAGGGCTAACGGTCCGTCTTGCCGACGAAAGCGAGATCGCCGCCGACGCGCTGTTCCTCACGACGGGCAAGCACGATGTGCGCGGACTGGCGCGGCCGGTCGAGCGCGACGACGACCCGGCGCTGGGGCTGCGCGTTCGGCTCGGGCCGTCCGATGCGCTCGACCGCATGGTCGGTGGGACGATCGAGCTGCATCTGTTCGATCGCGGCTATGCGGGGCTCGCGCGGCAGGAGGACGGGACGGTCAATTGCTGCATGGCAGTGCATCGCTCGCGCCTGACCGAGGCCGGGTCGCCCGACGCCCTGCTTGACCGGCTGGGGCGCGAATCGCCGCGGCTTGGCGACCGGCTCGCCTATCGCGCGAACAGCACGGCGATCGATGCCGTCGCCAACGTCCCCTATGGCTGGCGGGCGACCGACACGGCGCCCGGCCTGTTCCGGCTCGGCGACCAGGCGGCGTGCATCCCGAGTCTCGCCGGCGAAGGCATGGGGATCGCGATCGAAAGCGGGCTGCGCGCCGCGAACGCCTATCTGCGTGGCGGTCCGGAAGCCGCGATCGCCTATCAGCAGCGACTCGCGCGTGATCTCGCCCGCCCGTTCGCCGTCGCCGGCACGATCCGCGCCGCCGCCGAGCGCCCATTATGGGCATCCGCGCTCACCTGGGCTGTGCGCCTGACGCCACAAATCGCCGGAATCGTCGCGCGGCTAACGCGCGTTACGCACATGCCGCTTGACGCCTGA
- the msrB gene encoding peptide-methionine (R)-S-oxide reductase MsrB, giving the protein MEHLSLSESEWRKRLTPEQYHVLREAGTERAFGGIYNDNKADGIYACAACGLDLFDSADKYDSGSGWPSFTQPIAPDHVTDHSDVSHGMTRTESRCARCDSHLGHVFPDGPPPTGLRYCMNSVSLDFEPRDAD; this is encoded by the coding sequence ATGGAACATTTATCGCTGTCCGAGTCCGAATGGCGCAAGCGCCTGACTCCCGAGCAATATCACGTGCTGCGCGAAGCCGGGACCGAGCGCGCGTTCGGCGGCATCTATAACGACAACAAGGCGGACGGCATCTACGCCTGCGCCGCGTGCGGGCTCGACCTGTTCGACAGCGCCGACAAATACGATTCGGGATCGGGCTGGCCGAGCTTCACCCAGCCGATCGCGCCCGATCACGTCACAGACCATAGCGACGTCAGCCACGGCATGACCCGCACCGAAAGCCGCTGTGCGCGATGCGACAGCCATCTCGGCCACGTCTTCCCCGACGGTCCGCCGCCGACCGGGCTGCGGTACTGCATGAATTCGGTGAGCCTCGACTTCGAACCGCGGGATGCCGATTAA
- a CDS encoding transglycosylase domain-containing protein: protein MLALKVTGVAFVLAFLALVIAVYVTRGQLPSFDELKSSPNGQMIRVLAADGTPIVSLGPSYGEWLTYDQIPQVMKDAMVSVEDRRFREHWGVDPVGVARSVQVRITEGHWKQGGSTITQQLARNIFLSSAKQFGRKFREGILALAMERKFTKDQVLELYLNKVYFGGGAYGIDAASRKFFGHGADHLTLSEAAIIAGLVKAPSHYSPTADAEAAVGRAGVVIGLMKETGKISPTEAAAADPKTVKLAPEPNQNSVRYFTDWALPQLENLIDEPNRPLEVWTTIDIKMQKAADDAIRNNAPGNAQGALISLDRDGAVRAMVGGKDYVTSNYNRSITALRQPGSSFKLFVYLAALEAGKRPGDPIVDEPITIEGWSPRNSSGRNAGQMDIRTAFAYSVNTVAAKLGQEVGFTTIADMARRFGISTPISTYPSMVLGSNDVRVIDMTRAFASVANKGVAVTPYGITKVTSMGETIYSHEVDRSHVLVAPYVAQEMTDLLQTAVNTGTGRAAQIGRPVAGKTGTTSSNKDGWFIGFSSGLTTGVWMGRDDAKVVPGLQGGTAPARAFAAFMKIATAGRPVEQFDTAVTLPEFQLENESDFGLPDNGGGSLVDPDGNPIPQDQIAPDDGIGGGDAGSPPSSEDDTPQTAPDGPPKTTDRIDKKWLDRVTGGDSSGGKRPPSRDHSQPVDRPRDVQPRPNQ from the coding sequence ATGCTGGCGTTGAAGGTCACCGGCGTGGCGTTCGTCCTCGCCTTTCTCGCCTTGGTCATCGCGGTCTACGTCACGCGCGGGCAATTGCCGAGCTTCGACGAACTCAAGTCTTCGCCCAACGGCCAGATGATCCGCGTGCTCGCCGCCGACGGCACGCCGATCGTCAGCCTGGGGCCGAGCTATGGCGAGTGGCTGACCTACGACCAGATCCCGCAAGTCATGAAGGACGCGATGGTCTCGGTCGAGGATCGCCGATTCCGCGAGCATTGGGGCGTCGATCCGGTCGGCGTCGCCCGATCGGTGCAGGTGCGCATCACCGAGGGCCATTGGAAGCAGGGCGGATCGACGATCACCCAGCAGCTGGCGCGCAACATCTTCCTGTCTTCGGCCAAGCAGTTCGGCCGCAAGTTCCGCGAGGGCATCCTGGCGCTCGCCATGGAGCGCAAGTTCACGAAGGATCAGGTGCTCGAACTCTACCTGAACAAGGTCTATTTCGGCGGCGGCGCGTACGGGATCGACGCCGCGAGCCGGAAATTCTTCGGGCATGGCGCCGATCATCTGACCTTGTCCGAAGCTGCGATCATCGCCGGCCTGGTCAAAGCGCCGTCGCATTATTCGCCGACCGCCGACGCCGAAGCCGCGGTCGGGCGCGCGGGCGTCGTGATCGGGCTGATGAAGGAAACCGGCAAGATCAGCCCGACCGAAGCCGCGGCCGCCGATCCCAAAACGGTCAAGCTCGCGCCCGAACCCAATCAGAACAGCGTGCGCTACTTCACCGATTGGGCGCTGCCGCAGCTGGAGAATTTGATCGACGAGCCCAACCGTCCGCTCGAAGTGTGGACGACGATCGATATCAAGATGCAGAAGGCCGCGGACGACGCGATCCGCAACAATGCGCCGGGCAATGCGCAGGGCGCGCTGATCAGCCTCGACCGCGACGGCGCCGTCCGCGCGATGGTCGGCGGCAAGGACTACGTCACGTCGAACTACAACCGATCGATCACCGCGCTGCGCCAGCCGGGCTCGTCGTTCAAATTATTCGTCTATCTGGCCGCGCTCGAAGCCGGCAAACGACCGGGCGATCCGATCGTCGACGAGCCGATCACGATCGAGGGCTGGAGCCCGCGCAACTCGTCGGGCCGCAACGCCGGGCAAATGGATATCCGCACGGCCTTCGCCTATTCGGTCAACACCGTTGCGGCGAAACTGGGCCAGGAAGTCGGCTTCACGACGATCGCCGACATGGCGCGGCGGTTCGGCATTTCGACGCCGATCTCGACCTATCCCTCGATGGTGCTCGGCTCGAACGACGTCCGCGTGATCGATATGACCCGCGCCTTCGCCAGCGTGGCGAACAAGGGCGTGGCGGTAACGCCGTACGGCATCACCAAGGTCACATCGATGGGCGAGACAATCTACAGCCACGAGGTCGATCGCAGCCACGTCCTGGTCGCGCCCTATGTCGCGCAGGAGATGACCGACCTACTCCAAACCGCGGTCAATACGGGCACCGGCCGCGCCGCGCAGATCGGACGTCCGGTCGCGGGCAAGACGGGGACGACCAGTTCGAACAAGGACGGCTGGTTCATCGGCTTTTCGTCGGGGCTGACGACCGGTGTGTGGATGGGCCGCGACGACGCCAAGGTCGTGCCGGGCCTGCAGGGCGGCACCGCGCCGGCGCGCGCATTCGCCGCGTTCATGAAGATCGCGACCGCCGGGCGCCCGGTCGAGCAATTCGACACCGCGGTGACCCTGCCCGAATTCCAGCTCGAGAACGAAAGCGATTTCGGCCTGCCCGACAATGGCGGCGGTTCGCTGGTCGATCCCGACGGCAATCCGATCCCGCAGGATCAGATCGCGCCCGACGACGGGATCGGCGGGGGCGATGCAGGCTCGCCGCCGAGTTCGGAGGACGACACGCCGCAGACCGCGCCCGACGGCCCGCCCAAGACGACCGACCGGATCGACAAGAAATGGCTCGACCGCGTTACCGGGGGCGATTCGAGCGGGGGCAAGCGCCCGCCGTCACGCGATCATTCGCAACCCGTGGATCGTCCGCGCGACGTTCAGCCGCGTCCCAACCAGTGA
- a CDS encoding M48 family metallopeptidase: MSAEIEIVRHARARRMRLSVDPASGRVRLTLPPRASLKRAMAWAEEHRGWIDAQRIRLPDTRPFAPGAVIPIEGEDVVIDWDPARPRTITLLRHPGLEPGSRLSIDERRSGMPDQVRHDEVLLCGGPIEGLSRRIETWLKRRALTVLSEETASYAAKAGVTVSRVSVADPKARWGSCASTGAIRYSWRLICAPPHVRRATVAHEVAHRLHMDHSPAFYAALRDLYGADPSPARAWLKRHGAGLHWLGRG; this comes from the coding sequence GTGAGCGCGGAGATCGAGATCGTCCGGCATGCGCGGGCGCGACGGATGCGGCTGTCGGTCGATCCAGCGAGCGGGCGGGTGCGCCTGACCCTGCCGCCGCGCGCGTCGCTGAAGCGCGCGATGGCCTGGGCGGAGGAGCATCGCGGCTGGATCGACGCGCAACGCATCCGCCTGCCCGATACACGGCCGTTCGCGCCCGGCGCGGTGATCCCGATCGAGGGCGAGGACGTCGTGATCGATTGGGATCCGGCGCGTCCGCGGACCATCACCCTTCTTCGTCACCCCGGCCTTGAGCCGGGGTCCCGCTTATCGATTGATGAACGAAGAAGCGGGATGCCGGATCAAGTCCGGCATGACGAGGTGTTGCTTTGCGGCGGCCCGATCGAAGGACTCTCCCGACGGATCGAGACCTGGCTCAAGCGCCGCGCGCTGACGGTCCTTTCCGAGGAAACCGCCAGCTACGCCGCCAAGGCAGGCGTGACGGTCAGCCGCGTATCGGTTGCCGACCCGAAGGCCCGCTGGGGCAGTTGCGCATCGACCGGCGCGATCCGCTACAGCTGGCGGCTGATCTGCGCGCCGCCGCACGTGCGCCGCGCAACCGTCGCGCACGAAGTCGCGCACCGGCTCCACATGGACCATTCGCCGGCTTTCTACGCGGCGCTACGCGACCTGTACGGCGCCGATCCGTCGCCCGCGCGCGCGTGGCTCAAACGCCACGGTGCGGGACTTCACTGGTTGGGACGCGGCTGA
- a CDS encoding YcgN family cysteine cluster protein: protein MTTDKFWETKTLAELDRGQWEALCDGCGKCCLHKLEDDTTGELYPTNVACKLLDRRTAQCKDYKNRRTYVPDCVRLTNDNVYSTEWLPSTCAYRLRANGEKLPDWHYLVCGDREAVHRAGESTRGWTVSEDDAGELEFHLVDRKL, encoded by the coding sequence ATGACCACGGACAAATTCTGGGAAACGAAGACGCTGGCCGAACTGGACCGCGGCCAGTGGGAGGCATTGTGCGACGGCTGCGGCAAATGCTGCCTGCACAAGCTGGAGGACGACACGACCGGTGAGCTCTACCCCACCAACGTCGCGTGCAAATTGCTCGACCGCCGCACCGCGCAATGCAAGGACTACAAGAACCGCCGCACCTACGTCCCCGATTGCGTGCGGCTGACCAACGACAACGTCTATTCGACCGAATGGCTACCCTCGACCTGCGCGTATCGGTTGCGGGCGAACGGGGAGAAGCTGCCCGACTGGCACTACCTCGTCTGCGGCGACCGCGAGGCGGTGCATCGCGCGGGCGAATCGACGCGCGGCTGGACCGTCAGCGAAGACGATGCCGGGGAGCTCGAATTCCACCTGGTCGATCGCAAATTGTGA
- a CDS encoding SCO family protein: MNFSRFVILLSLSAAACSSTPATPPPLEGARIGGPFSLTDQDGKPVTDRSFAGKYRIMYFGYTFCPDICPTTAQTIGAAMRALDKSDPDVSAKVVPVFVTVDPERDTPKVVGQFVHAFYPRFVGLTGSVAAIDKVRKAYGVSASKEKPNAEGGYLVGHSNAAYLMDPDNKPIALLPTDQGADATADEIKRWVK, translated from the coding sequence ATGAATTTTTCCCGCTTCGTCATCCTTCTATCGCTTTCGGCCGCGGCGTGTTCCTCCACGCCGGCTACGCCGCCGCCGCTCGAGGGCGCCCGGATCGGCGGGCCGTTCTCGCTGACCGACCAGGACGGCAAGCCGGTCACCGACCGGAGCTTCGCGGGCAAGTACCGCATCATGTATTTCGGCTATACTTTCTGCCCCGATATCTGCCCGACGACGGCGCAAACGATCGGCGCGGCGATGCGCGCGCTCGACAAGAGCGACCCCGATGTATCGGCGAAGGTCGTGCCGGTGTTCGTCACGGTCGATCCCGAACGCGACACGCCGAAGGTCGTCGGCCAGTTCGTCCACGCTTTCTACCCGCGGTTCGTCGGGCTGACCGGCAGCGTCGCCGCGATCGACAAGGTGCGCAAAGCCTATGGCGTGTCGGCGTCGAAGGAAAAACCGAATGCCGAGGGCGGCTATCTGGTCGGACACTCCAACGCCGCCTATCTGATGGATCCCGACAACAAGCCGATCGCGTTGCTACCCACCGATCAGGGCGCCGACGCGACCGCCGACGAGATCAAGCGCTGGGTCAAATGA
- a CDS encoding ankyrin repeat domain-containing protein, whose amino-acid sequence MASSFLRLALAGTLLVTAMPATAQLLGGSPGYQFLDAVRDDKGTEVDKILAKPGTRIIDTQDPTTGETALHIVAKRNDSKYVTYLLARGANPNIKDREGNTPLLAAIDRGFAGLIPILLKGKANVNFVGQGGQTPLIKAVLRRDEEMVRALLAGGADPDRKDYQAGKSARDYANEDTRNSTLAKLFKDVPVTNRRAVSGPTL is encoded by the coding sequence ATGGCCTCTTCGTTTCTCCGTCTCGCGCTCGCCGGCACATTGCTCGTAACCGCGATGCCCGCCACTGCGCAGCTACTCGGCGGGTCGCCCGGCTACCAGTTCCTCGACGCTGTGCGCGACGACAAGGGGACCGAAGTCGACAAGATCCTCGCCAAGCCGGGGACGCGGATCATCGACACGCAGGATCCGACGACGGGCGAAACCGCGCTGCACATCGTCGCCAAGCGCAACGATTCGAAATACGTGACCTACCTGCTCGCGCGCGGCGCCAACCCCAACATCAAGGATCGCGAAGGCAACACGCCGTTGCTGGCCGCGATCGACCGCGGGTTCGCCGGGCTGATCCCGATCCTGCTGAAGGGCAAGGCGAACGTGAATTTCGTCGGCCAGGGCGGCCAGACGCCGTTGATCAAGGCGGTGCTGCGCCGCGACGAGGAAATGGTCCGCGCGCTGCTCGCCGGCGGTGCCGATCCCGATCGCAAGGACTATCAGGCGGGCAAGTCGGCGCGCGACTACGCCAACGAGGATACGCGCAATTCGACGCTCGCCAAGCTGTTCAAGGACGTGCCTGTGACGAACCGCCGCGCCGTATCGGGGCCTACGCTGTAA
- a CDS encoding lipopolysaccharide biosynthesis protein, which yields MPFLFVAGRLYGPDAVGRYALAVVVIELGALIATLGLKRGLALALAKAEDAQQEIRTVWDALLLALIAGLIIGGFLFAIPQVMFPDGVTDGFDRWFALTIIPISLSDVALAALAYRRNIKASVTARAIIEPWTISVAVLVYYYVARDDGLTLAYMTALTAAMIASLVPMLRSYGLPRGWRPHLGRVAVMARRNAPLAGAETIEWGTRNVDRFILGMVFEPRIVGIYYMAQQISSIPQKLKSSFDPILGPVITQSLAKNDRAAIAQQVRQVGFWIMSAQAIVALMGSIPGEAVMGLIGPQFVAGTAALAFLLWGEVLATQGAVSEAALVYMARHFNLAISIFMLGFQIALSFALIHAIRALGYPVNYQAAGPAIALLLSLTMTSLIKAGVLRRMLGARVLAWRWSFLAAIAASVLVGTFFTWLPKRLEWAELLFGEPALVGAFLFVVWRYAFKPEDRTLFKKLPGAGTEPITA from the coding sequence ATGCCGTTCCTGTTCGTCGCGGGGCGGCTGTATGGGCCGGATGCGGTGGGACGCTATGCGCTGGCGGTGGTGGTGATCGAGCTCGGCGCGCTGATCGCGACGCTGGGGCTGAAGCGGGGGCTCGCGCTGGCGCTGGCCAAAGCGGAGGACGCGCAGCAGGAAATCCGCACCGTCTGGGACGCGCTGCTGCTCGCGCTGATCGCCGGGCTGATCATCGGCGGATTCCTGTTCGCGATACCGCAAGTGATGTTTCCCGACGGTGTCACCGACGGGTTCGATCGCTGGTTCGCGCTGACGATCATCCCGATTTCGCTATCCGACGTGGCGCTCGCCGCGCTCGCCTACCGCCGCAACATCAAGGCGTCGGTGACGGCGCGCGCGATCATCGAGCCGTGGACGATCTCGGTCGCGGTGCTGGTCTATTACTACGTCGCGCGCGACGACGGCTTGACGCTGGCGTACATGACCGCGCTGACCGCGGCGATGATCGCGTCGCTGGTCCCGATGCTGCGCAGTTACGGCCTGCCGCGCGGCTGGCGTCCGCACCTCGGCCGGGTCGCCGTCATGGCGCGGCGCAACGCACCGCTGGCAGGGGCCGAGACGATCGAATGGGGCACGCGCAATGTCGACCGATTCATCCTGGGCATGGTGTTCGAGCCGCGGATCGTCGGCATCTACTACATGGCGCAGCAGATCAGCTCGATCCCGCAGAAGCTGAAGTCGAGCTTCGACCCGATCCTCGGCCCCGTCATCACGCAGAGCCTGGCCAAGAACGATCGCGCCGCCATCGCGCAACAGGTGCGCCAGGTCGGGTTCTGGATCATGTCGGCGCAGGCCATCGTCGCGCTGATGGGATCGATCCCGGGCGAAGCGGTGATGGGGCTGATCGGCCCGCAATTCGTCGCCGGCACCGCCGCGCTCGCGTTCCTGCTCTGGGGTGAGGTGCTCGCGACGCAGGGCGCGGTCAGCGAAGCGGCGCTCGTCTACATGGCGCGGCACTTCAACCTCGCCATCTCGATCTTCATGCTGGGCTTCCAGATCGCACTCAGTTTCGCGCTGATCCACGCGATCCGGGCGCTCGGCTATCCGGTGAATTACCAGGCGGCGGGACCGGCCATCGCGCTGCTGCTGTCGCTGACCATGACCTCGCTGATCAAGGCGGGCGTGCTGCGTCGGATGCTCGGCGCGCGAGTGCTGGCGTGGCGCTGGTCGTTCCTCGCCGCGATCGCCGCGTCGGTGCTGGTCGGGACGTTCTTCACGTGGCTGCCCAAGCGGCTCGAATGGGCCGAATTGCTGTTCGGCGAGCCGGCCCTGGTCGGCGCCTTCCTGTTCGTCGTGTGGCGCTACGCGTTCAAGCCCGAGGATCGGACGCTGTTCAAGAAGCTGCCCGGCGCCGGTACCGAGCCGATTACAGCGTAG